A genomic window from Chitinophaga pollutisoli includes:
- a CDS encoding YitT family protein has protein sequence MKLHARNIFLIILGSFIFAIGINFLAIPSQLSEGGVIGISILTHYLFGWSAGAVNLAINAVLMIAGWRLLNRRTVIYTIISIIFCSFFLYLTEADREPPTHDPLLAAIFAGLLVGIGLGLVFLSGGTTGGASIVARVLNKYFGWSLGNAILVFDVVVISGGIFMIGIERTMYTFIAVYIGARMVDYIVEGFNTKRAVTIISPFSAIIAEKITRNMNRGATVLHGHGAYTKDPKEVLYVIINKQELMELKRVVAEVDAEAFTVIHEVHEVLGRGFSIGK, from the coding sequence ATGAAACTGCACGCCAGGAACATTTTCCTGATTATTCTCGGGTCTTTCATTTTCGCCATCGGCATTAACTTTCTTGCCATCCCCAGCCAGCTCTCCGAAGGCGGGGTGATCGGTATTTCCATATTGACGCATTACCTTTTCGGATGGTCTGCGGGCGCCGTGAACCTCGCGATAAACGCCGTGCTCATGATCGCGGGATGGCGCCTCCTGAACCGGCGAACTGTCATCTACACCATTATTTCCATCATCTTTTGTTCCTTTTTCCTGTATCTCACGGAAGCCGACCGGGAGCCGCCCACCCATGATCCGTTGCTGGCGGCCATCTTTGCGGGTTTGCTTGTAGGCATCGGCCTGGGGCTCGTTTTCCTGTCCGGCGGCACCACCGGCGGCGCGTCCATCGTGGCGCGGGTATTGAACAAATACTTCGGCTGGAGCCTCGGCAACGCGATCCTCGTGTTTGACGTGGTGGTTATCTCCGGGGGGATTTTCATGATCGGGATCGAGCGCACCATGTACACCTTCATCGCCGTTTACATCGGCGCGAGAATGGTGGATTACATCGTGGAAGGCTTCAACACCAAACGCGCCGTTACCATCATCTCCCCTTTCTCCGCCATCATCGCTGAAAAAATCACCCGCAACATGAACCGCGGCGCCACCGTGCTGCATGGCCACGGCGCTTATACGAAAGATCCCAAAGAAGTGCTTTACGTGATCATCAACAAACAGGAACTGATGGAACTGAAAAGAGTCGTCGCGGAAGTGGATGCCGAAGCGTTTACGGTCATCCATGAAGTGCATGAAGTGTTGGGCCGGGGGTTCTCTATCGGGAAATAA
- a CDS encoding tetratricopeptide repeat protein produces the protein MKNIFLPAVTILASLVALTLPAAAQQGTSKYLREGNAQYKKQQYADAEASYKKALERNARSMEGNFNLGNSLYEQKRYEAARQQYANALKTPSRKENAADANYNIGNTFMEDKKWEESIAAYKKALKANPADEQARYNLAYAQEMLKKQQQQNSDGKDNKEQKDKDKQKDKQDQQNKDKQDQKDQKDQQDQKDQQDQKDQKDQNQQPKPKPSKLTQEEAKRLLQALAQQEKKLQEDKMKKTKGTPVSVEKDW, from the coding sequence ATGAAAAACATCTTCCTTCCTGCCGTAACGATCCTCGCTTCGCTCGTGGCGCTGACACTGCCGGCGGCCGCCCAGCAAGGCACGTCCAAATATCTCCGCGAAGGCAACGCCCAATATAAAAAGCAACAATACGCCGACGCGGAAGCCAGCTACAAAAAAGCCCTGGAACGCAACGCCCGCTCCATGGAAGGCAACTTCAACCTCGGCAATTCCCTCTACGAACAAAAACGCTACGAAGCCGCGCGCCAGCAATACGCCAACGCCCTCAAAACACCCTCCAGGAAAGAAAATGCAGCCGACGCCAATTATAACATCGGCAATACTTTCATGGAAGATAAAAAATGGGAAGAAAGCATCGCCGCGTACAAAAAAGCCCTGAAAGCCAATCCAGCCGACGAACAGGCGCGCTACAACCTCGCCTACGCGCAGGAAATGCTGAAGAAACAACAACAGCAAAACAGCGACGGAAAGGATAACAAAGAACAAAAAGACAAAGACAAACAGAAAGATAAACAGGACCAGCAGAACAAAGACAAGCAGGACCAGAAAGATCAGAAAGACCAGCAGGATCAAAAGGACCAGCAGGATCAAAAAGACCAGAAAGATCAAAACCAGCAGCCTAAGCCCAAGCCCAGCAAGCTCACCCAGGAAGAAGCCAAACGCCTGCTCCAGGCCCTGGCACAGCAGGAGAAAAAGCTGCAGGAAGATAAGATGAAGAAGACCAAGGGCACGCCCGTGAGTGTGGAAAAGGACTGGTAA
- a CDS encoding VWA domain-containing protein has product MLRFQHTEYLWAFTLLIVLALAFTWVTVWKRRSIRRIGDPGMVEKLFSGYSRRLFTVKFILIFLAFFFGVIGLANLQKGSRVEKITRKGVDVIIALDVSKSMLANDAKPDRLTRAKQLVTKLMEKMDNDRIGMVVFAGNAYLQMPLTVDYSAARMYLGSITPDLIPRQGTEIGEAIRVSDEAFNKKERKHKALIIISDGEDHQEGAVTEAKKALENGVVIYTVGIGSPTGSPLPDLESGGVKKDNEGKTVISKLNEDGLKKLASTGKGMYLQLLNNTDEVVEALADRIDKMEQKEFGENVFTDYNSYFQYFLGICLVLIVLEFFIPEGTSRKKTNILPGIQKAEAA; this is encoded by the coding sequence ATGCTTAGATTCCAACATACTGAATACTTGTGGGCCTTCACGTTGCTCATTGTGCTGGCGCTCGCTTTCACCTGGGTAACGGTGTGGAAGCGGAGGTCTATCCGCCGTATCGGCGACCCCGGGATGGTGGAAAAGCTTTTCAGCGGCTATTCCCGCAGGCTTTTCACCGTTAAGTTCATCCTTATTTTCCTCGCGTTCTTCTTCGGCGTGATCGGTCTGGCAAATCTCCAGAAAGGCAGCCGCGTCGAAAAGATCACCCGCAAAGGCGTGGACGTGATCATCGCGCTGGACGTGAGCAAGAGCATGCTCGCCAACGACGCCAAGCCAGACCGGCTTACGCGCGCCAAGCAGCTAGTGACCAAGCTCATGGAGAAAATGGACAATGACCGTATCGGCATGGTTGTTTTTGCTGGGAACGCGTATCTCCAGATGCCGCTGACCGTCGACTATTCCGCCGCGCGCATGTACCTGGGCAGCATCACGCCCGACCTCATCCCGCGCCAGGGCACCGAAATCGGCGAAGCCATTCGCGTGAGCGATGAGGCGTTCAACAAAAAGGAACGCAAGCATAAGGCGCTCATCATCATTTCTGACGGGGAAGATCACCAGGAAGGCGCAGTTACCGAAGCCAAAAAAGCCCTGGAAAATGGTGTGGTCATCTATACCGTAGGGATCGGATCCCCCACCGGCTCACCGCTCCCCGACCTGGAATCCGGCGGCGTTAAAAAAGACAACGAAGGTAAAACCGTTATATCCAAACTCAATGAAGACGGGCTGAAGAAGCTCGCCTCCACCGGCAAGGGCATGTACCTCCAGCTGCTCAATAATACCGACGAGGTGGTGGAAGCCCTGGCCGACCGCATTGATAAAATGGAACAGAAAGAGTTTGGAGAAAACGTTTTCACCGATTACAACAGTTATTTTCAATACTTCCTTGGCATCTGCCTGGTGCTCATCGTGCTGGAATTCTTCATCCCTGAAGGAACTTCCCGCAAGAAAACCAACATTTTGCCCGGGATTCAAAAAGCGGAGGCCGCATGA
- a CDS encoding penicillin-binding transpeptidase domain-containing protein, translating into MKRFGLLLIAVALGLGACTPNNVKDAKEWQQHFAKHKLEGSFMLFDNGQGTFRVYNIERAKERFVPAGVFEIFLSITGLQTGAISDTNMVTAAGPFHQAFRNGSAIAFQEVARAIGKDTLQHWLDTVGFGNKKISRIDTFWLDNSLQISADEVLGFTKQLYFNQLPYQRRAQELTAGLMVMEKTDKFIFAWKSGYGNMGSKRIGWVTGWIEENRHPSFFVLNFETENPSADMNALGMEVTRAILGSEGFYKGEK; encoded by the coding sequence ATGAAACGATTCGGCCTGTTACTGATCGCCGTGGCCCTGGGGCTCGGCGCCTGCACTCCCAACAACGTGAAAGATGCGAAAGAGTGGCAGCAACACTTCGCGAAACATAAGCTGGAAGGGAGCTTTATGCTGTTCGACAATGGACAGGGCACCTTCCGCGTATATAATATCGAGCGCGCCAAAGAGCGATTCGTGCCGGCGGGCGTTTTCGAGATTTTCCTGTCTATTACCGGCCTGCAAACAGGCGCCATCAGCGATACCAATATGGTCACCGCCGCCGGTCCTTTCCACCAGGCATTCCGCAACGGATCGGCGATCGCCTTCCAGGAAGTGGCCCGGGCCATCGGGAAAGATACACTCCAGCACTGGCTGGATACCGTAGGCTTCGGGAATAAAAAAATCAGCCGGATAGACACCTTCTGGCTCGATAACTCCCTACAAATCAGCGCCGATGAAGTGCTCGGCTTTACCAAACAACTCTATTTCAACCAACTTCCCTACCAACGCCGCGCCCAGGAACTGACCGCGGGGCTCATGGTCATGGAAAAGACGGATAAATTCATTTTCGCGTGGAAGTCGGGCTACGGCAACATGGGCAGCAAGCGGATCGGCTGGGTAACCGGCTGGATCGAGGAAAACCGCCATCCTTCTTTCTTCGTCCTCAATTTCGAGACGGAAAACCCTTCTGCCGACATGAACGCCCTCGGGATGGAGGTGACACGCGCGATCCTGGGCAGCGAAGGTTTTTACAAAGGGGAGAAATAG
- the kbl gene encoding glycine C-acetyltransferase → MNQNFVKRLQLELDEIENAGLYKRERIITSEQGAEITVGGNTVINLCANNYLGLSSHPKVIAAAREAIDTHGYGMSSVRFICGTQDIHRELEEKISKFLGMEDTILYVAAFDANGGVFEPLFGEQDAIISDALNHASIIDGVRLCKAQRFRYEHNNMADLEAKLQEAQGARSRIIVTDGSFSMDGTIAQLDKICDLADKYDAIVMSDESHSSGFLGKTGRGTHEYRGVMGRVDIITGTLGKALGGASGGFTSGPKAVIDILRQRSRPYLFSNSVAPSIVGASIAVLDMLSETTELRDQLEFNTKYFREKMTAAGFDIKPGDHPIVPVMLYDAKLSQEFADRLLKEGIYVIGFFYPVVPKGQARIRVQLSAAHTQAHLDKAIAAFTKIGKELGVLKSVEKV, encoded by the coding sequence ATGAATCAGAACTTCGTAAAACGTTTACAACTCGAACTGGATGAGATCGAAAACGCCGGCTTGTACAAGCGGGAAAGGATCATCACCTCCGAGCAGGGCGCCGAGATCACCGTGGGTGGCAACACCGTCATCAATCTCTGCGCGAACAACTACCTCGGACTTTCGTCTCACCCCAAAGTGATCGCCGCCGCCCGGGAAGCCATCGACACCCACGGCTACGGCATGAGCAGCGTTCGGTTCATCTGCGGCACCCAGGACATCCACCGTGAACTGGAAGAGAAAATCTCCAAATTCCTCGGCATGGAAGACACCATCCTTTACGTAGCGGCTTTCGACGCCAACGGCGGCGTTTTCGAACCCCTCTTCGGCGAGCAGGACGCCATTATCTCCGACGCCCTCAACCACGCTTCCATCATCGACGGCGTGCGCCTCTGCAAAGCACAGCGCTTCCGTTACGAACATAACAACATGGCCGACCTGGAAGCCAAACTCCAGGAAGCCCAGGGCGCCCGCAGCCGCATTATCGTGACCGACGGCTCCTTCTCCATGGACGGCACCATCGCGCAACTCGATAAAATCTGCGACCTGGCCGACAAATACGACGCCATCGTTATGAGCGACGAATCCCACTCCAGCGGCTTCCTTGGCAAAACCGGCCGCGGCACCCACGAATACCGCGGGGTGATGGGCCGCGTCGATATCATCACCGGTACCCTCGGCAAGGCCCTCGGCGGCGCTTCCGGCGGTTTCACCAGTGGCCCGAAAGCCGTGATCGACATCCTGCGCCAGCGCAGCCGTCCGTACCTGTTCTCCAACTCCGTGGCCCCCAGCATCGTAGGCGCGTCCATCGCCGTGCTCGACATGTTAAGCGAAACCACCGAGCTGCGCGACCAGCTGGAATTCAATACCAAGTACTTCCGTGAGAAGATGACCGCCGCCGGGTTCGACATCAAGCCGGGCGACCACCCCATTGTTCCCGTGATGCTGTACGACGCAAAGCTGAGCCAGGAATTCGCCGACAGGCTGCTGAAGGAAGGCATCTATGTGATCGGTTTCTTTTATCCCGTTGTGCCCAAAGGCCAGGCGCGCATCCGCGTGCAGCTGAGCGCAGCACATACGCAGGCGCACCTCGACAAGGCGATCGCCGCTTTCACCAAGATCGGCAAAGAGCTGGGTGTGTTGAAATCAGTCGAAAAGGTATAA
- a CDS encoding RNA polymerase sigma factor, with protein MTEKEYNKCVDLYSDNLFRFIVKNLGHSEDARDVVQNAFEILWKHVSDVPFDKAKSYLFTVAYHNMIDHVRKVKRVTLVEEFREETKISEQKIHNARSIIEKALDRLSDVQRSLIVLKDYEGYSYEEIGEIMKLNASQVKVYLHRARAHLKEYLVKMENVI; from the coding sequence ATGACGGAAAAGGAGTACAACAAATGCGTCGACCTGTACAGCGATAATCTCTTCCGGTTCATCGTGAAGAACCTGGGCCATTCGGAAGATGCCCGGGATGTTGTCCAGAACGCATTCGAAATATTATGGAAACACGTTAGTGATGTGCCTTTTGATAAGGCCAAGAGCTACCTGTTCACGGTGGCCTACCATAATATGATTGATCATGTGCGTAAGGTGAAACGGGTGACATTGGTGGAAGAGTTCCGGGAGGAAACGAAAATTTCAGAACAGAAGATACATAACGCACGGAGTATCATAGAGAAAGCCCTCGACCGGCTGAGCGACGTCCAGCGATCGCTCATCGTGCTGAAGGATTACGAAGGATACAGTTACGAAGAAATAGGTGAGATCATGAAGCTGAACGCCTCGCAGGTGAAAGTTTACCTCCACCGGGCCAGGGCGCACCTCAAGGAATATCTCGTGAAAATGGAAAATGTGATTTAG
- a CDS encoding outer membrane beta-barrel protein — protein sequence MKCKILLSCLLVFVSAAVFAQKPAAIDTIQIKGLVIIKGRNADGKNVFRAYQDTAYARQKLKKNLHTRWFVFDLGFNNYRDKSDYGGAMIMSLHPANTSGWYMDNKQASITFGKSYDYSGAALNSFAPRMASEPLSPSEFKLIPGKSVNFNLWIIMQRLNLYKHKLNLVYAAGLEMNNYRFARNISYIPGYPTTIIRDSVNFSKNKLFVQYLSVPLMLNYTANPARPNRSFKFSAGVMGGYLLKARTKQVSEERGKVRLTDEFSLNKWRFGLTGEIGYGPIKLYSNFALTPLHDYGLEQYPFSVGFRFNGF from the coding sequence ATGAAATGTAAAATTTTACTCAGTTGCTTACTGGTATTCGTTTCCGCCGCCGTCTTCGCACAGAAGCCGGCAGCGATCGACACCATTCAGATCAAGGGACTGGTGATCATCAAAGGCAGGAACGCCGACGGGAAAAATGTGTTCAGAGCCTACCAGGACACTGCCTACGCCCGCCAGAAACTCAAGAAGAACCTCCATACCCGCTGGTTCGTATTCGACCTGGGATTCAACAACTACCGCGATAAAAGCGATTACGGCGGCGCAATGATCATGTCGCTGCACCCGGCCAATACCTCAGGATGGTATATGGACAATAAACAGGCGAGTATAACTTTCGGAAAAAGCTACGACTACTCCGGCGCTGCACTTAACAGCTTCGCTCCCCGCATGGCCAGTGAACCGCTGTCGCCCTCCGAATTCAAGCTGATCCCCGGGAAGTCGGTAAACTTCAATCTCTGGATCATCATGCAGCGCCTCAATCTTTATAAACATAAACTCAACCTCGTTTACGCTGCCGGCCTGGAAATGAATAATTACCGGTTTGCCCGCAACATCAGCTACATACCGGGTTATCCTACCACCATCATCCGGGATTCGGTGAACTTTTCCAAGAATAAGTTGTTTGTACAATATCTGTCCGTCCCATTGATGCTGAATTATACAGCCAATCCTGCCCGGCCCAACCGCTCATTTAAATTCAGCGCGGGCGTAATGGGCGGATATCTGTTGAAAGCACGCACCAAGCAAGTGAGCGAAGAGAGAGGCAAGGTACGGTTGACCGACGAGTTTAGCCTGAACAAATGGCGGTTCGGGCTGACCGGAGAAATTGGTTACGGTCCCATCAAATTATACAGCAATTTCGCCCTGACCCCACTTCACGATTACGGGCTGGAGCAGTATCCATTTTCCGTTGGTTTTAGGTTTAACGGATTCTAA
- a CDS encoding L,D-transpeptidase, whose translation MWRICCLIVLLPLFAFEHNNSDLYSVRLNPSRIDADKVFLLIDKSDYRMYVYEDVTLIKIYKVVFGSNDQSDKRVEGDKRTPNGTFRISQKRMDNRWSRFMLLDYPNHESVEKHERRVARGEVNSGASLGGGIGIHGVEYNAGIRDFYVDRRINWTLGCVSLKNGDVNEIYNVVKVGTPVVIRQ comes from the coding sequence ATGTGGCGCATTTGCTGTCTGATCGTCCTTTTGCCGCTTTTTGCGTTTGAGCACAATAATTCCGACCTCTACAGCGTTCGGCTGAATCCTTCCCGCATCGATGCGGACAAAGTTTTCCTGCTGATCGACAAGAGCGACTACCGGATGTATGTGTATGAGGATGTTACGTTAATTAAAATTTACAAAGTCGTTTTCGGCAGCAACGACCAGTCCGACAAGCGGGTGGAAGGCGACAAGCGCACACCCAACGGTACTTTCCGCATTTCGCAGAAGCGTATGGATAACCGTTGGAGCCGTTTTATGCTGCTCGATTATCCCAACCACGAATCCGTGGAAAAGCACGAGCGCCGTGTGGCGCGTGGGGAAGTGAATTCGGGGGCGAGCCTTGGCGGGGGCATTGGTATCCACGGCGTGGAATATAACGCAGGCATCAGGGATTTTTATGTGGACCGCCGCATTAACTGGACGCTAGGTTGCGTCAGCCTCAAGAATGGCGATGTGAATGAGATTTATAATGTGGTGAAAGTAGGAACGCCGGTTGTGATCCGGCAATAA
- the acs gene encoding acetate--CoA ligase: MSYPYQLKSFDDYKQAWQHSVTDPEGFWANVADHFYWRRKWDKVLEWDFKQPEVKWFTGAKMNITENCLDRHLGTLGNQPAIIWEPNDPEERHRVLTYRELYNKVCQFANVLKNNGVKKGDRICIYMGMIPELAIAVLACARIGAIHSVVFGGFSAQSIADRIQDAQASLVITCDGAFRGAKDIPLKSVIDDALMACPSVKKVIVCTRTRTPVSMLKGRDVWWEDEIKAVETQGNPPVPAEEMDAEDMLFILYTSGSTGKPKGVVHTCAGYMVYANYTFINTFQYKPGQVYFCTADIGWITGHSYIVYGPLSAGATTLMFEGVPTYPDAGRFWDIVDKFRVNILYTAPTAIRSLMGFGLGPVNHKDLSSLTTLGTVGEPINEEAWHWYKDQIGKGRCPITDTWWQTETGGVMIAPIAGITPEKPGYATLPLPGIQPVLVDENGQEITGNGVNGNLCIKFPWPGMIRTTYGDHERCRTTYFSTYENLYFTGDGCLRDEDGYYRITGRVDDVLNVSGHRIGTAEVENAINMHAGVVESAVVGYPHDIKGQGIYAFVISELHVKDPELTKKDIMQTVARIIGPIAKPDKIQFVSGLPKTRSGKIMRRILRKIAEGELDNLGDTTTLLDPAVVEEIKRNRI; this comes from the coding sequence ATGTCGTACCCGTACCAACTCAAGAGTTTTGACGATTATAAGCAGGCCTGGCAGCACAGTGTAACCGATCCTGAAGGATTCTGGGCCAATGTGGCGGATCATTTTTATTGGCGCCGCAAGTGGGATAAAGTGCTGGAATGGGATTTCAAGCAACCGGAAGTAAAATGGTTTACCGGGGCGAAGATGAATATTACGGAGAACTGCCTGGACCGCCACCTCGGCACTTTGGGTAATCAGCCCGCCATCATCTGGGAGCCCAACGATCCGGAAGAGCGCCACCGCGTACTTACTTACCGTGAATTGTACAATAAGGTTTGCCAGTTCGCCAATGTGCTGAAGAATAACGGCGTGAAGAAAGGCGACCGCATTTGTATTTATATGGGGATGATTCCCGAACTGGCCATCGCCGTGCTGGCCTGCGCGCGCATCGGCGCCATCCACTCGGTGGTGTTCGGAGGCTTCAGCGCCCAGTCGATCGCCGACCGTATCCAGGACGCGCAGGCGAGCCTGGTGATCACTTGCGACGGGGCTTTCCGCGGCGCGAAAGACATCCCGCTCAAATCCGTGATCGACGATGCCCTGATGGCATGCCCTTCCGTGAAAAAAGTGATCGTCTGCACCCGCACCCGCACGCCCGTGAGCATGCTCAAAGGCCGCGACGTTTGGTGGGAAGATGAAATCAAAGCCGTGGAAACGCAAGGCAACCCGCCCGTTCCTGCTGAAGAAATGGATGCGGAAGACATGCTCTTCATTCTCTACACCTCCGGCTCCACCGGCAAGCCCAAAGGCGTGGTGCACACCTGCGCCGGCTACATGGTTTATGCGAACTACACATTCATCAATACTTTCCAGTACAAACCCGGCCAGGTATACTTCTGCACGGCCGACATCGGCTGGATCACCGGGCACTCCTACATCGTGTACGGCCCCCTCAGCGCAGGTGCCACTACACTCATGTTCGAAGGCGTTCCCACATATCCCGACGCCGGGCGCTTCTGGGATATCGTGGACAAATTCCGCGTGAACATCCTCTACACCGCTCCCACTGCCATCCGCAGCCTCATGGGCTTTGGCCTGGGACCTGTCAACCACAAAGACCTCAGCTCCCTCACCACCCTCGGAACCGTAGGCGAGCCCATCAACGAAGAAGCATGGCATTGGTATAAAGACCAGATCGGCAAAGGCAGATGCCCCATCACCGATACCTGGTGGCAAACCGAAACCGGTGGTGTGATGATTGCACCCATCGCAGGCATCACCCCCGAAAAACCCGGCTATGCCACGCTTCCGCTGCCCGGCATCCAACCCGTGCTAGTGGACGAAAACGGCCAGGAAATCACCGGTAATGGCGTGAACGGCAACCTCTGCATCAAATTCCCCTGGCCCGGCATGATCCGCACTACTTACGGCGACCATGAACGCTGCCGCACCACTTATTTCTCCACTTACGAAAACCTCTACTTCACCGGCGACGGCTGCCTCCGCGACGAAGACGGATATTACCGCATCACCGGTCGGGTCGACGATGTGCTCAACGTAAGCGGCCACCGCATCGGCACTGCCGAAGTGGAAAACGCGATCAATATGCACGCAGGTGTTGTGGAAAGCGCCGTGGTAGGGTACCCGCACGATATCAAAGGTCAGGGCATCTATGCTTTCGTGATCTCCGAGCTCCATGTCAAAGATCCCGAGCTTACGAAAAAAGATATCATGCAAACCGTGGCCCGCATCATCGGCCCCATCGCCAAACCCGATAAAATCCAGTTCGTTTCCGGCCTGCCGAAAACCCGGTCCGGCAAAATCATGCGCCGCATCCTCCGCAAAATCGCGGAAGGCGAGCTCGACAACCTCGGCGATACCACCACCCTGCTGGATCCTGCCGTGGTGGAGGAAATCAAGCGAAACAGAATTTAA
- a CDS encoding tetratricopeptide repeat protein translates to MRIPLMLLFVLFCGGISAQDKVDNDLLMGYLQHQQYEEVIRYMEQTVKPQHPNGLVILANAYYQNAQLTEAAHFYKTILTIAPDHVTAHQQLGNIAVQAQQYATAIVHFQRLVELRPDNAACWKQLARACSNVTGMQDSASVYMEKAYAIQPNDPAVVIFLADDCMDKEAYLRADSLLKKYHQTDSSNIIVNTKLVKSSYLLNRFPEALVYGRQIMEQRAFAPVAYSYLAGTYYRMKLYDSCVRVHDFMVELLGEAPEFVKYYAALSYGEMKQYEKSNALLQECIDMAKSKSLDNYYAAMAGNFEKMKNYRAAISHYDTAHYLFKQPMRQYGIAVIYDQHMQDPQKARKHYQLYLKSAKPETKNETEIHTYVKERVKTLQ, encoded by the coding sequence ATGCGAATCCCACTTATGCTCCTGTTTGTGCTGTTTTGCGGCGGCATATCCGCGCAGGATAAAGTTGACAACGATTTACTGATGGGCTACCTCCAGCACCAGCAATACGAGGAGGTGATCCGGTATATGGAACAAACCGTTAAGCCGCAGCATCCCAACGGGCTGGTGATTCTCGCCAATGCATATTACCAAAATGCGCAGTTGACGGAAGCGGCTCACTTCTACAAAACCATCCTTACTATCGCGCCCGATCATGTTACCGCGCATCAGCAACTGGGAAATATAGCGGTACAGGCGCAGCAATATGCCACTGCGATCGTCCATTTTCAGCGCCTCGTGGAATTGCGGCCGGACAATGCCGCCTGCTGGAAGCAGCTGGCCCGCGCCTGTTCAAATGTGACGGGCATGCAAGACTCTGCCTCGGTTTATATGGAGAAGGCTTACGCCATTCAGCCCAACGATCCGGCCGTGGTGATTTTTCTCGCGGACGATTGCATGGATAAAGAAGCTTACCTCCGGGCCGACAGCCTGTTGAAAAAATACCATCAGACCGACAGCTCGAATATTATTGTCAATACGAAGCTGGTGAAATCCTCGTACCTCCTCAACCGGTTCCCGGAGGCGCTGGTATATGGCCGCCAGATCATGGAACAGCGGGCATTTGCGCCGGTAGCGTACAGTTACCTCGCCGGCACTTATTACCGGATGAAGCTATACGACAGCTGCGTGCGGGTGCATGATTTTATGGTGGAGCTGTTGGGGGAAGCGCCGGAATTCGTAAAGTATTATGCGGCGTTGTCGTATGGAGAGATGAAACAATACGAAAAGAGCAACGCGCTTTTGCAGGAGTGCATTGATATGGCGAAATCCAAATCGCTGGATAACTATTACGCGGCGATGGCGGGAAATTTCGAGAAGATGAAAAATTACCGTGCGGCGATCAGCCACTACGACACGGCGCATTATTTGTTCAAACAGCCGATGCGGCAATATGGGATCGCGGTGATTTACGACCAGCATATGCAGGATCCGCAAAAGGCCCGAAAGCACTACCAGCTTTACCTGAAAAGCGCGAAGCCGGAAACGAAAAACGAAACTGAAATCCACACTTACGTAAAGGAGCGTGTCAAAACCCTTCAGTAG